TATACTTTGTACACCACTCGTCTTAACTATTCGTTATCCTGCTAATTTATCAGCGTTTAATTGTGATGCTAACAATTCACGTCCTTGCGGTGTAATACGCAAACACTCCTCAAACTGCGGATAACGCTGACTTTCAATTTGGTAATATGCCGCTAGCAACTCAGGCTCTAAACCAACTCGCTCTCTTGCCTCTTTCAATGTCAGATCCATTAACTCTGAATAGTTAATTTTATCTAACGGTTGGCAATCTGAGACATAGCCTAAATGTGCCGCTTTCTTAAAAACGACTATATCTTCATCAGAAAATTTATAAGGCCCCGGGTACAGGTACTTCGCTGCAAAGGTGTACATTTTCTTTTCTGCAGTCGTCATCCTATTAGAAGACCCCATAGTAAAACCAATCACGAACGCTTCGTCTTTTGGCAACATACCTCGACCTAATAAAAGATGAATCACGTCATGATCTTCAAGACTTACCGCACCGTTAAATAAATTAATTCCCGGTATATCGAATTTTGGATTTTCAATTAACCTAACAATTAAAGGAATATCAGCACTACCAGCAGCAACTGGCGCTTGAGTTGCTAAACATTCACGTACCGTGGCATTTTCTTCTTCTAAAGGTACGTACCACTTTTTCCAATGTGTTCCTTTTACTGGCAGTAAGCTCTTTTGTTGTTGATTATCCATCGCTTCATCCTTTTAGCTTTATAATTCAATTAACTGAGACAGATTACTTTGAATTTCTTTACCTTTTTCAGCATCTTTAATGCGATTTTCCATCTGCTCGGTTAAATGATCCATTTCCAAAATAGATTCCGCCATTTGCGGCAGTGCTTTCACACGGTATTGGCTAATATCATTTAATGCGGCATTGATATTAGAAAACGCTTGTTTAAGCTTAGTAATATCTAACTGACTTTCAGAGGCTTGTTTTTGAATCGTCACCCCTTGATCTCGAAGTTGCTCACTGGTTTGTAAAATCAAATCATTGGTTGTTTCATTGACCGCTTGCGTTGCTTTTAAGAGCTTCTTTTGATGTTGCAGAGCAATAGACATCACTGATGCTGTTTCAAGCGCAGAAACCGTAACGTTAATAGCACGATCAACACCACGAATAAGTTCACGGTTATTTTGCATGATCACCTCTGTAGTGATCACTGCTTGCTGGTTCACAGCTAAAGTTTGCTGTAAGTCCATGACACGCTGACGCAATGGAAATAGTACTTGTTCTTGTAAAAACTTAACTTGGCTTTCAGCTAAGCTTTGCGTCTCAAGCGTTCCACTTACTTTGGTATCAAGTAGTTGACCAAAACGAACATAATCTTCTAATAAAAACGTCAGTTCACGATAACGAATTTGATCATCTTCTAGCGTGATATTGTCACGTTGTAATTGCGCTTGCCCGCCACGAAGTGATTGCACAATGTCTTTGATCACCCCTTCTGCTGTTTGGTAACGAGCAAACCATTTCGCAATAGGCGTACCGATAAAAGGAAGAAAGCTCAATAATCGACGGATAGTTCCCATCGTAAAATCGGTACGATTAGGGTTAACCGCATTCACTTGCTGTTGCAGATCCAACAAGCTTTTCGCCGTTCCGCCGCCATCTTGCGCATCATCGACTAAAGTATGTAACGGAGTTTTCAATAATTGGCTGCATTGCGCTAACTGACGACAACTATCTTCGCCCAACGATGAAATTAAATTAGCCATATCACGTTGTTCAGTAAGATCCCGCTCACCAATCGCCAATAGCGCAGTTAAGGTATCTTCAACTTTACGGGTTATTTTGTCACTTGATTCTGAACTAGAAACAGGGATATCTAATGTCTTTTTTACAGTATCAGGTGTCGCTAATATTAATGTCGTGTCTTGTTGTGCCATTTTTCTATCCTTAACGAGTACTGTATT
The genomic region above belongs to Photobacterium leiognathi and contains:
- a CDS encoding toxic anion resistance protein is translated as MAQQDTTLILATPDTVKKTLDIPVSSSESSDKITRKVEDTLTALLAIGERDLTEQRDMANLISSLGEDSCRQLAQCSQLLKTPLHTLVDDAQDGGGTAKSLLDLQQQVNAVNPNRTDFTMGTIRRLLSFLPFIGTPIAKWFARYQTAEGVIKDIVQSLRGGQAQLQRDNITLEDDQIRYRELTFLLEDYVRFGQLLDTKVSGTLETQSLAESQVKFLQEQVLFPLRQRVMDLQQTLAVNQQAVITTEVIMQNNRELIRGVDRAINVTVSALETASVMSIALQHQKKLLKATQAVNETTNDLILQTSEQLRDQGVTIQKQASESQLDITKLKQAFSNINAALNDISQYRVKALPQMAESILEMDHLTEQMENRIKDAEKGKEIQSNLSQLIEL